The following proteins are encoded in a genomic region of Candidatus Methylospira mobilis:
- a CDS encoding DUF2442 domain-containing protein: MRPAEINIVAAQHVGDYSLLLKFDDKSEQIINFEPLLACSSHPDIRVWLELDKFSAFRIECGDLIWGNHDLSFAAVDLYLMAWSIGARCGL, translated from the coding sequence ATGAGACCGGCTGAGATTAATATAGTCGCCGCCCAGCATGTCGGCGACTATAGCCTTCTGCTGAAGTTCGATGATAAAAGCGAACAGATTATCAATTTCGAACCTTTGCTTGCTTGTTCCAGTCATCCCGATATTCGCGTTTGGCTGGAACTGGATAAATTTTCTGCGTTTCGCATCGAATGCGGCGATCTGATTTGGGGGAACCATGACCTCAGTTTTGCTGCTGTCGATCTGTACTTGATGGCCTGGAGCATAGGCGCGCGCTGCGGTTTGTAG
- the ffh gene encoding signal recognition particle protein produces the protein MFDNLTSRLNDSFKKIRGHGRLTESNIQETLREVRMALLEADVALPVVTAFVDDVRARALGREVEKSLTPGQALVKIVNDELKAIMGGKHEKLSLACQPPAVILMAGLQGAGKTTTVAKLARWLKENEKKSTLVVSADVYRPAAIEQLQTLAGEVKAEFFPSNPSQKPVDIALAALEHARKKYMDVVIVDTAGRLHIDEAMMDEIKQVHAAIKPIETLFVVDSMTGQDAANTAKAFHDALPLTGVILTKTDGDARGGAALSIRHITGKPIKFMGVGEKTAELELFHPDRLASRILGMGDVLSLIEEVERKMDKEKAEKLANKIHKGKAFTLEDYRDQLLQIKSMGGMMAMLDKLPGMGNVPQSVKEKVNDREMFQQLAMIDSMTVKERKSPDIINPSRKNRIANGSGTGLQELNQMLKQFEQMQKMMKKLKGGNLMNMMRGMKGAMGRQRMPM, from the coding sequence ATGTTTGATAATTTAACCTCGCGCCTCAACGATTCCTTCAAAAAAATTCGCGGTCACGGTCGTCTGACCGAAAGCAATATCCAGGAAACCCTGCGCGAAGTGCGCATGGCCTTGCTGGAGGCCGATGTGGCGCTGCCCGTGGTGACGGCTTTTGTCGACGATGTGCGCGCGCGCGCTTTGGGGCGGGAGGTCGAGAAGAGTCTCACGCCTGGGCAGGCGCTGGTGAAGATCGTAAACGACGAGTTGAAAGCCATCATGGGCGGCAAGCACGAAAAGCTCAGCCTGGCTTGTCAGCCTCCGGCCGTGATTCTGATGGCGGGTTTGCAGGGCGCCGGTAAAACGACCACGGTTGCCAAGCTGGCGCGCTGGCTCAAGGAAAACGAGAAAAAATCCACCCTGGTAGTCAGCGCCGACGTATATCGTCCCGCTGCGATAGAACAGCTGCAGACGCTTGCCGGAGAGGTAAAGGCCGAGTTTTTCCCGAGCAATCCGTCGCAGAAGCCGGTGGATATCGCGCTGGCGGCGCTGGAACATGCGCGCAAAAAATATATGGACGTGGTTATCGTGGATACTGCGGGACGTCTGCATATCGACGAGGCGATGATGGATGAAATCAAGCAGGTGCATGCCGCTATCAAGCCGATCGAAACCTTGTTCGTGGTGGACAGCATGACCGGTCAGGATGCGGCCAATACCGCCAAGGCTTTTCACGACGCATTGCCGTTGACCGGCGTCATTCTGACCAAGACCGACGGTGATGCGCGCGGCGGCGCAGCGTTGTCGATACGGCATATCACCGGCAAGCCGATCAAGTTCATGGGCGTCGGCGAAAAAACCGCGGAGCTTGAATTGTTCCATCCCGATCGTCTGGCGTCGCGCATACTCGGCATGGGCGACGTGCTCTCCCTCATCGAAGAGGTCGAGCGCAAAATGGACAAGGAAAAGGCCGAGAAGCTGGCGAACAAGATCCACAAGGGCAAGGCGTTTACCCTGGAAGATTATCGCGATCAGTTGCTGCAGATCAAAAGCATGGGCGGCATGATGGCGATGCTGGACAAGTTGCCGGGCATGGGCAATGTGCCGCAGTCGGTCAAGGAAAAAGTCAACGATCGCGAAATGTTCCAGCAACTGGCGATGATCGATTCGATGACGGTAAAGGAGCGCAAATCGCCGGATATTATCAACCCCTCGCGCAAAAACCGCATCGCCAATGGTTCGGGAACCGGGTTGCAGGAGCTGAACCAGATGCTGAAGCAGTTCGAGCAGATGCAGAAAATGATGAAAAAGTTAAAGGGCGGCAATCTGATGAATATGATGCGCGGCATGAAGGGCGCGATGGGGCGGCAGCGCATGCCGATGTAA
- a CDS encoding thermonuclease family protein: MWLSVLCGSGCADVYRWQDTRGQTHYSDQALAGAEKLPIVETQPATNATGDNHIVSRVYDGDTVTLDDGSKVRLLGLNTPEIEGISKHDEPGGQTARAWLKQRIEKKVVRIKTDTVTRDKYQRLLAHIFTLEDRHINLELVEEGLAATDIHPPNLAYVDALVAAEKRAQNANKGLWALPEYQAHELGAPGKVPASGWQRLSGTISATEVNPGYQSCRLAANGNAIEIRVDNDNLPLFPPLSAYKNHRAEARGWPKCRQSGCFMYIKHPSALIVLD, encoded by the coding sequence TTGTGGTTATCGGTTCTGTGCGGGAGCGGTTGCGCCGATGTCTACCGCTGGCAGGATACCCGCGGACAGACGCATTACTCGGATCAAGCGCTGGCTGGCGCCGAAAAGCTGCCCATCGTCGAAACCCAACCAGCGACAAACGCAACGGGCGACAACCATATTGTAAGCCGGGTATACGATGGGGATACCGTTACACTGGATGACGGCAGCAAGGTACGGCTGCTCGGGCTTAACACGCCGGAGATCGAGGGCATCAGCAAACACGACGAGCCCGGCGGGCAAACAGCCCGCGCATGGCTGAAACAACGCATCGAAAAAAAGGTGGTGCGCATAAAAACCGATACGGTCACGCGCGATAAGTACCAGAGACTGCTGGCCCATATCTTTACCCTGGAGGACAGGCATATCAACCTGGAACTGGTGGAAGAAGGTCTGGCCGCGACCGATATACACCCGCCTAATCTGGCTTACGTGGACGCGTTGGTCGCCGCGGAAAAGCGCGCGCAAAACGCAAACAAGGGGCTGTGGGCGCTACCCGAATATCAGGCTCATGAGTTGGGCGCGCCCGGAAAAGTACCCGCTTCCGGCTGGCAGCGCCTGAGCGGAACGATCAGCGCCACAGAGGTAAATCCAGGCTATCAAAGCTGCCGGCTCGCTGCAAACGGCAACGCTATCGAGATACGCGTCGACAATGACAATCTACCGCTGTTCCCTCCGTTATCCGCTTATAAAAACCACCGCGCCGAAGCCAGAGGCTGGCCAAAATGCAGGCAGAGCGGGTGCTTCATGTATATCAAACACCCTTCGGCTTTGATCGTCCTGGATTGA